Part of the Elgaria multicarinata webbii isolate HBS135686 ecotype San Diego chromosome 5, rElgMul1.1.pri, whole genome shotgun sequence genome, ggaaagctgggggtggcgacagccgacagaaagctctggcgtgggctggtccatgaagtcacgaagggtcggaatcgactgaacgaataaacaacaacaaatggttgGTTTGGAAGTCTGTTTGGTCCTGTAATCACACTCTTAACACATGGTGGTAACAAGAATTGTCAGATTCAATAGAGGGTATGACTTCTGTGCCATCTCtacatttgtacacatttcctCTACTTGTGTAGAAGGACAAATGCCTACCCATTGACAGCTCATATCACAGCATTTGCATCACTCACAGCTGCCTGCCCCCAGATCATCTAtactgtctctctccctcccctgctcTCTCTAGTTTATTGACTTGACTTTTGAAGAAATGTGTTTTTGGTACATTCTGTCCCAGGTACCATTCTGAGGATCTGCTTTATGTTTTGCAGAGTGCAGATCGTGCAGAATACATGCTCCAGCTGAGAGTGGTAGTGTATTGCTAGTATTACTGTTCACAGCAAAATATGTGGAAGTAACAATGACCCTTCCATGTGTCTTGTGGAGAAATGTGGTGACGTAAACTTGTGTACACTTGTGtacagttgttgcagcctgatgatgtggacaaaacgcttgaatcagtccgtcccaccacatgtaagcttgaccatcctggctaattcgatctagcagaggtggattggttgggtgggtccagggtgtggtaaatgcctccctctgtcagggagcggtgcctgctgccttgaaagaggctgtggtgcgccctctcctgaagaggacctccctggaaccagaggtatgtgagaactactgccccatcgctaatatcccctttttgggcaaggtgcttgagcgtgtggtggccaggcaacttcagatgttcttggaagaaactgattatctggacccatttcagtctggtttcaggccagggcacggcactgaaacagccttggtggctctgactgacgacctactccgggtgaaagacagggggagtgctaccctgttgatcttcctggatctcttggcggcttttgataccattgatcatggtatcttactggaccggctctgtgagatgggagtaggaggcactgtgttacagtggttccgctcctacttgcgggaccgactccagagagtggtattggggattcctgttccaccccatggcaattaagctgtggggtgccacagggttctattcaaTCCCCCCCCttgttgttcaacatctatatgaagctgttgagtgaggtcattaggggtttgggatTGGGTGccttcagtatgctgatgatactcagctctacttcttctTGTCaacagagtcagctggggctgtaaGGTGCTgcaccagtgcctggaggctgtaatgggctggatgagggccaataaactgaagctgaatcctgataagatggaagctctgtggattggtggttcccaagtctgggaattgggtaagcgacctgttctggatgaggtggtgcttcctctgaagggagtactcctagatccatctttgtcactggagggccaggtggactccgtggcatggagtacttggggtcatagaatcatagaatagtagagttggaaggggcttacaaggggccttcctgattagactactgcaatgcactctacgtggggctgctaaatgcagcagctagacagCTGGTgagtacatcttacagagaccacataacaccggtcttaaaggaattgcactggctgcctatatgcttccggtcggaattcaagatgttggtaatgacatttaaagccctaaatggcttgggacctcgatacttgagaaagcgcctctccttatatatgcctgcccgagactttagatctgttggaggagcccttctccacatcccactagcacaacacattcactatgctgggacaaggaagagggctttctctgttgtggcaccccgactatggaatgccctcgccttggaggcccgactggcgccaacgctgattttattccggcgccaagtgaaaacatggcttttaaacaaagcttttaatggttgaattcactaggcacattgttttaactgttttaatagttttactgcttttaaattatatatcgtttttaacttggtttatggtttaatttgtttttagctgtgtatatttactgtttttatactgtatgcttttatctgtacgccgccctgagatcttattgatatagggtgggatataaatgttttaaataaataaataaataaaacacctccTTCCTAGTCTGCCATTTTTCATCATGTGATCCCATCAGAAAAGGTTACTACTAAATATCAAACATGTAATATTGTGCTGATGCAATTGTTTTATTGACTGGCTCACCCTTGATATGTGCCAATTAATCTATGAATCTGCATTTAAACTGAGCAGAAATTTAGTGAATAGAACTATTGTGTGTCAGCTTGCTATTAATTTGATATGGCCCACTTTCTACACCGAATGGCTTCTGATTGCTGCCATGGCAATAACGCTATCAGTGACAGTAATATCAAATATAGTGAGAACAATAAACATTCCCCATGGCTCTGTTTCCATGCTAAGGAATCCATTTTTGTTAGGCACATCATATCttggaaataatttattttctcgtttccatttgtatatttgtattctGAGATAATTTCAGAAAATTAAAATCAATCTGATTTAGATAAATATATCTGCTTTTGGAAAGAGAACCAAATGTTGGGTCAGATCAAGACTTTGAGAAGATCCATTGCTTAGGaaagatccattgaaattaatgagacaagttaaactcatgactaacttaaatcccatttgtttcaatgggtctactctaagcatgactaatgtGGACCCAACCCGTGTTGAAACATGCATGTACAGCATAATCCTAGGTGTGTGTAGTATTGAAgcatttcccctttctttcccttttctttttttgcttctatgtattattattattattattattattattattattattattattattattgtactaaTTATACTGTAATAACTTCTTTACTTTCTGAAATTGTGTAGGCTTACTTTTTATGTGTCCCAAAAAGTGATGTCATTAGGTGAAATAGGAAATAATCATTTGACTGGAGGCGCATTTCCACCGAATAGCTGAATGGGCCAAATTCACAGAACTGCAAAAGCAGTAGAAGGGCTGCAGCTTGGTGGTGgggcagatgctttgcatgcaaaaggtcccaggctcaatccctggcCCCTGCAGGAGTGGCTGAGAAAGACCCTGGAGTCCTGCTACAAGACAATGTAGATCAGGgctctttcatcccaagggccaaattctattccagagaagttctcaggggtgGTAGACAGGGCTGAAAGCAAAGGcagcggggccaaaggcaaaagggggaggggaatctgaTAGGATCGGTACAATCTAATGGTGGTCTATCAGATATTCATCCCAATTTAGAGCCTAACGTGCTTCTGATTTGTACATGGAGCAAAGCTGTCCACACAGGCTGCTACGTTCATGTCAGCAGAGTGGACAAATGGTGTGCGCCCAGCACATCTCACTTTCAGCATGTGGTCTTGAGCTATCCTTCTATTTAAGAGGGTTACAGAACCTCAGGACCATTGTCCAAATCACAATctgggcaggatgtacactactgctttgaaacggtttataacagcagtgaaaactgttggggcccaggacacactccatatagttttcaaaccattctgaagctgtcatatcttgcttgatgtagatctggccctagtcttcTGTGGTTCTCCAGGTGGCCATggccccttctccccccacccccagtcatttggtggttccccCAGCCTTTGCAtgttttttctcccattctgaaaggttgaactgCCCCTCCCTAAGGcagttcaacattttagaatgggagagaaaaaacattactggcaataagagctttatgctaTGCAATGCTGGTGTGTTTATATTTTGATCCTGCctgttttgcttttggccccacccactactggaatgcggttcccccaagagcttccctgaaattggatccagccctcaggcagaaagagatTGTCCACCCCCAATATAAGAGaactggggaaaaagaaagaaaagctctttGAGCAGGGAAGTTCCATTTGTGCTCTTCTGTCTCCGCTATGGAAGCAAGAAATGGATTGTGTGAGATAATTCTGTTTGGAGATGataagttccatcacaccagtgatttatttcaTACTCGCCATGGCTGGTATGTGGATTTGTagtgcagtactcacatgacgtcatccctgtcctgcactcatctctccccttctcctcctaattgcgttttattttggtgtggggaaagtctggattattttcccctcttgctttttcctttgttgggggcatgtgctaatggagtcttgcagACGACaagggagggtggggcagttctccccATCCAGCATGTCATCGTAGGGATTTGTTAGTcgattgaatggactttttagtgctccaaccaccaccctcattgcccgcagaaatggagcccagatgaaagCTTAAATCAGTaatcgctagataacaaagccagagcaagggcgAGGGGGAAAaagcccacacccatcagagtaccacaaccaatgaactgaaaaaggaaggaaaaggggaggggtggagtggaatagcaaacaagcaaaaactcacatgaaagggaccgtgtgtgatggagcccttgacgcacttatgaaatggaggtaaaaaaacgCGGCGATAAACCAGAGGGGAAAAATAGTTGTGATGGAGCCCGATATTGCTTCTTGGGGACATATTGATCCTTTGATTCCCTGAGAATAAATTCAACATTTTTAGTGCAACCATTTTATCCTCTAGGCAGTGAAACGTATCTCGCAAGTGTACATATACTtcccccatacacacatacacacacttacaaCCACCATCCAATACTATTAGCTCTCAGTCTGTGGCATTCTGCACATTCACCTCATTAGGGGAAATATTGTCCATGGACACATATGGCTGGCATCTGGATCCACCAAATGAGGAAAACTGAGCTGAGAGTTTATGCTCTCATTCCTCAGCAAAAATAAGTTGATGGCATAAGGTGGTGCATTTATGTCTCCAAGCTTtaagtgaagaggaaaagaggcatCTGGGCTGTTTTAATTTGTAGCACTGGGCTTGCCGGATTAAAATAACAAGACAGATCAAGGCTGACAGTTGAACTTCttctaacattttattttaacatcAAGTAAAATGGTGAGTTACAGAAGAAAGGAAACTGGAGATCAACGTAGAGATTAAACCACACAACCAGCATAATTGTTTATTATCTgccaatagattttttttaaatagtggtAATTTCTGTACATGCatctagatttttatttatttatttatttatttatttatttatttattttcttcatttcctGATATACCAGGAAGTGGCGATGGTAGAAATCATGAGGTAGAGACTAAGACTGGGACCCGGCCTTTTTCTTCTGGAATTTCCTGAACTGAGACTGTATCGCCACTGCAGCTTTCTCTGTCTCTGGCGCATCCATGTCTATATCAAAATCCTCTTGAACTTTCTTTTGTTCATCTGTACcaagaagacaaaaacaaacaaaacccaaattaATACATATTTAAGAACAAAGTAACCCATTCAGGGATGACTCTAAATTTGAGGGGGTTCTGGACGAAGGGGCCTCTAGTTGCCACCCTCTTCTGTCAGGGGGCAGCAGAGGGCTAATCTAGCTGTGGTGGTAATACTGCAAGAAGCTCTGGGCAGCTGCACCTAGCCAACCTTTTAATATCCTACAATGCCCCCAGGACAATGCTTGGTCAGAGGCATTATGGGAAATAGGAATGATGGCTGCTCCAGCCACCAGGCTCTGCTCAAAGTGCTGGGAcacaaaaagcaaacacacacgcacacacacacacagaaatgagAAAAGTCCAGGGCAGGCATCAAAAGTGGTATTGATTGACAAGATCTTTCCAGAAGAAGGGCCCAATCCAATTATTTCATTCCACACACTCAAATAGCAGTACTGGCAaatctttctgttgcacaagtggttgccCATAATGCTTGCGCAATCCTTTGTACAAACAGTTACACAACCAGGTGGACAATGGGCTGTGCAAGAATTATGTGCAATCGGTTGTACAACAGTATGTGCACGTGCGATACACAGCTGCTTCAGCACCATGCTCATTCAAATTAAGTTTAGCTGGATTCTCCTCTTACGCagagttcagaacctagtttctgcttgtgcaatgtcatttgcactaacACAATAACACAGTGCACCTCCTAGATATATTTTCAGCTTCAGCgtaatacattctctctctctctctctctctctctctctctctctctctctctctctctctctctctctctctctctctcctccacacacacacacttaggaaAGTTTGATGCAATTCCATGCTAGCAATAGGGAATTTTCACCATTTACACCACTGTACAATCCTTCATCCAAAGCACTCCCTAGGAGTAGACAAGGCACAGCTCATGGGCCACATGTGTCCCCCACGGATGTCTTTGCGCCCTTTGGCCCCGCCACAGGCCCTGCTGCTGCATTTGTTGTCATGGAGGCAGCAGCAGTTTCAGTAGTAATTCTGCAAGAAATCAAAGCACGTGTTCCCCCACACCTTGCCTGCGGGCAGAATCAGGCCTCACCATGGTAGCACATTCAGTGGCAATGTTGGCAGTCATGGCAACTTTGCCAAAGATAGGATGTCGCTCCTGGTGGGCTCCATGGGCTAGGGATAGAAAATGATGAGGTCTTGATGCCATCCAACTGCTTTATCTAGTGTTTATTTTAATCtactttttaatggtgtgcttcCTTATGTGACAAGCTCTTGGGATGATACATTTCTAACTAAATAAATAGGAGACCATCAATGTTTGCAACTGAAATGTAAAAGAGGCCCTGTCATACATGCCATCCAGATCATGGAGCCAGGCAAGAATGCACAATAACAAAGCAATTCTATACGAAGGGTCTGTCTATATATCTCATTTTCCCCATGATGGCATTCCGGTGGCGCCGCATCGGTTATATACAACatagccgccaactcgcagccaccgcGAGGCTTTCCTgtgaaactgcattttaaaagtcggggacttgccctgacttttcCCTTTGAAGTGAGATGTGACCTCACTTCAGCATCGAGCTGGGGGCATTCTGGAGTGGTTGGAGACCtctgattggtcgctggaagctggGCAGAAGGCAGGGGTTGAGCTcaagtacccagatggccaccagaAAACCCCACGCTCCCCTTTGccatggggatttcctgccccacCTCACAACAGCAAAACTGCG contains:
- the PCP4 gene encoding calmodulin regulator protein PCP4 isoform X1 is translated as MLTVRKKKEEARRQGAGATNGKDKTSGENDEQKKVQEDFDIDMDAPETEKAAVAIQSQFRKFQKKKAGSQS
- the PCP4 gene encoding calmodulin regulator protein PCP4 isoform X2; the encoded protein is MSERQGAGATNGKDKTSGENDEQKKVQEDFDIDMDAPETEKAAVAIQSQFRKFQKKKAGSQS